One Lycium barbarum isolate Lr01 chromosome 5, ASM1917538v2, whole genome shotgun sequence genomic window carries:
- the LOC132641539 gene encoding small ribosomal subunit protein uS4y-like — translation MVHVNFYRNYGKTFKKPRRPYEKERLDAELKLVGEYGLRCKRELWRVQYALSRIRNAARMLLTLDEKDPRRIFEGEALLRRMNRYGLLDESQNKLDYVLALTVENFLERRLQTLVFKTGMAKSIHHARVLIRQRHIRVGRQVVNVPSFMVRVDSQKHIDFSLTSPFGGGRPGRVKRKNQKAAAKKASGGDGDEEDEE, via the exons ATGGTGCACGTCAACTTTTACCGTAACT ATGGGAAGACCTTTAAGAAACCTCGACGTCCCTATGAGAAGGAGAGATTGGATGCAGAGTTGAAGCTCGTTGGAGAGTATGGACTGAGGTGCAAGAGGGAGCTGTGGAGAGTTCAGTATGCCTTGAGCCGTATCAGGAATGCCGCAAGAATGCTTCTGACGCTTGATGAGAAAGACCCACGTCGTATTTTTGAAGGTGAAGCTCTCTTGAGGAGGATGAACAGGTATGGTTTGTTGGATGAGAGCCAGAACAAGCTTGATTATGTCTTGGCACTCACTGTCGAAAACTTCCTTGAACGTCGTCTGCAAACCCTTGTTTTCAAGACTGGCATGGCTAAGTCAATCCACCATGCAAGAGTTCTCATCAGGCAAAGGCATATCAG AGTTGGAAGGCAAGTGGTGAATGTTCCTTCATTCATGGTGAGGGTGGACTCTCAGAAGCACATTGACTTCTCTCTGACCAGCCCTTTTGGTGGCGGGCGTCCAGGAAGAGTGAAGCGAAAGAACCAGAAGGCTGCCGCCAAGAAGGCTTCTGGTGGTGATGGTGATGAGGAGGATGAAGAATGA
- the LOC132641541 gene encoding ribulose-phosphate 3-epimerase, cytoplasmic isoform-like has translation MVTNPLDYVEPLGKAGASGFTFHVEAARDNWQELVQRIKSKGMKPGVSLKPGTPIEEVYPLLDGENSVELVLVMTVEPGFGGQKFMPEMMDKVRTLRKKYPSLDIEVDGGLGPSTIEAASSAGANCVVAGSSVFGAPDPAQVITLLRNSVEEAQKRSL, from the exons ATGGTCACTAATCCCCTTGATTATGTGGAACCGCTAGGCAAAGCTGGTGCCTCAGGCTTTACTTTCCATGTTGAGGCAGCTAGAG ATAATTGGCAAGAGCTTGTTCAGCGAATAAAGTCAAAGGGCATGAAACCTGGAGTTTCTTTGAAGCCTGGTACGCCAATTGAAGAAGTCTACCCACTG CTTGATGGTGAGAACTCTGTCGAACTGGTCCTTGTGATGACTGTTGAGCCTGGTTTTGGGGGACAAAAGTTTATGCCAGAGATGATGGATAAG GTACGTACTCTCAGAAAGAAGTATCCATCACTTGATATAGAG GTGGATGGTGGTTTAGGACCTTCAACCATTGAGGCAGCATCCTCGGCTGGAGCAAACTGCGTAGTTGCAGGAAGTTCAGTTTTTGGAGCTCCAGATCCAGCACAAGTCATAACGTTGTTGCGGAACAGTGTGGAGGAAGCTCAAAAAAGGAGTTTATAA